A single genomic interval of Vicia villosa cultivar HV-30 ecotype Madison, WI unplaced genomic scaffold, Vvil1.0 ctg.000010F_1_1, whole genome shotgun sequence harbors:
- the LOC131621657 gene encoding uncharacterized protein LOC131621657 yields the protein MIPSNANQLRDLLRAYVLEHEGAVLGPEIVQQSVEKIKMIQEKMKASHNIKKSYHDNLTKILEFQKDNHVLLRVTLVTDVGRALKSKKLTSCFIGPYQILKRVGEVAYKVALLLSLSNLHYVFHVSQLQKCVANLSHVIQMNDVQVIDNLTVEASPLQIDDREVKHSREKEIVLVKVVWRRPA from the exons ATGATTCCTTCTAATGCAAATCAATTACGAGATTTGCTTAGAGCTTATGTTTTGGAGCATGAAG GTGCGGTGCTTGGACCTGAGATCGTTCAACAGTCTGttgagaagattaagatgattcaagagaagatgaaagcatcGCACAATATAAAGAAGAGTTATCACGATAACCTAACAAAAATTCTTGAGTTTCAAAAGGATAATCATGTGTTATTGAGAGTCACTCTGGTGACTGATGTTGGACGTGCATTGAAGTCTAAAAAACTCACGTCTTGTTTCATCGGTCCTTATCAGATTCTAAAAAGAGTAGGAGAAGTGGCCTACAAAGTTGCTTTACTACTGTCTCTTTCGAATCTTCActatgtgtttcatgtgtctcaacttCAGAAGTGTGTTGCAAATTTGTCTCATGTgattcaaatgaatgatgtgcaAGTGATAGATAACTTGACTGTGGAAGCATCGCCATTGCAAATTGATGATCGAGAGGTGAAACACtcgagagaaaaagagattgtgCTGGTGAAGGTAGTGTGGAGAAGACCTGCCTGA
- the LOC131621602 gene encoding fatty-acid-binding protein 1-like, whose amino-acid sequence MASLRFPFIFPNPKPPQSPRPFSKFAAAAATAGATAAVIAVSSNDRHRLFLQNALNSFLSSNNSLPLWGSLSLADSGVPVVDSKTGSSFPSILEDSQKLCGIGLRRKCVLGLKNIDVYAYGVYADDDEIKKYLSDKYGKFSEDQFKGNKEFTEDLLENDIHMTVRLQIVYGKLSIRSVRSAFEESVGSRLIKYGGPDNKELLQRFTSQFSDEIKIPRGSVIHLVREKGHVLRTTIDGQEVGSIQSKLLCRSVLDLYVGEESFDKQAKEEIELNMASYLQ is encoded by the exons ATGGCTTCACTGCGCTTCCCTTTCATCTTCCCCAACCCCAAACCCCCTCAATCCCCACGTCCTTTCTCCAAATTCGCTGCCGCGGCTGCCACCGCCGGAGCCACCGCCGCAGTCATCGCCGTCTCCTCCAATGACCGCCACCGCCTCTTTCTCCAGAATGCATTGAATTCGTTCCTCTCTTCAAACAATTCCCTGCCTCTTTGGGGCTCCCTCAGTTTAGCTGACAGTGGGGTTCCAGTTGTTGACTCCAAGACCGGATCCTCGTTCCCTTCGATTCTAGAAGATTCTCAGAAACTATGCGGAATTGGTTTAAGGAGGAAGTGCGTTTTAGGTTTAAAGAACATTGATGTGTATGCATATG GTGTTTATGCTGATGATGATGAAATAAAGAAATATCTTTCTGACAAGTATGGGAAATTTTCGGAGGATCAGTTTAAGGGCAATAAGGAGTTTACTGAAGATCTTCTGGAGAATGATATACATATGACAGTAAGGCTTCAGATTGTTTATGGAAAATTGAGCATTCGTTCGGTGCGTAGCGCGTTTGAAGAGTCTGTTGGAAGCAGACTGATAAAATATGGGGGACCGGATAATAAGGAATTGCTTCAGAG GTTTACTTCACAGTTTAGTGATGAAATCAAAATACCTCGCGGGTCTGTAATTCATCTCGTAAGGGAGAAGGGCCATGTTCTTCGTACAACGA TTGACGGACAAGAAGTGGGAAGCATCCAGAGTAAACTCCTATGTAGATCAGTCCTAGATCTATATGTTGGCGAGGAATCGTTTGATAAACAGGCCAAAGAAGAAATAGAGCTCAATATGGCTTCTTATCTCCAATAG
- the LOC131621658 gene encoding ent-copalyl diphosphate synthase 1-like has protein sequence MASQISVCASAMLPFYAVKLPAAKSNYPSNLSLQSSFHSLKGTRPVGAIKAQHDKNSESGFQPMHSQASQDSVLSDEAVKNDGFAESFHQVMVTNKIRAQINEVKRMLRSMEDGEISISAYDTAWVALVKSADDENKPQFPTSLQWIVDNQLADGSWGDELFVAHDRILNTLACVIALKSWNVHPDMCDKGMEFFVDNLDKIQDENAEHMPIGFEVAFPSLLNIAKSLNIEVPEDSPILKEIFSMRDQKLKKIPRDVLHKVPTTLLHSLEGMQDLDWNQLLQLQSQDGSFLFSPSSTAFAIMQTGDKNALNYLQKIVEKFNGGVPNVFPVDLFEHIWAVDRLECLGVSRYFKQEIKDSMNYLSRYWTEKGICWARNSEVQDIDDTAMGFRLLRLHGHQVSPDVFKNFEKDGEFFCFAGQVNQAVTGMFNLYRASQVMFKDEEILENARSFSGSYLTKKRFAKQLFDKWIITKDLPREVGYALDVPWYASLPRVEARLYLEHYGGKNDVWIGKTLYRMPYVNNDVYLELAKLDYNKCQEVHKKEWEEIQRWYLECELEGFGVDKDRLQYAYFVAAASIFEPERSLERLAWAKTKILIRIMKAKCKVIETTDEFGNQINEINNLNKWLKDRLDEKLMGVWQTTLDLIGFQMFKRHDQENSHYLTRMWQSWFASRQSKGLRSPGDAELIVQTIILTSGNWSEDLELDPRYQKLLDVTRRVCLSIYNFEYNWVQVGSDCKEVEAGMQELVQLVVQSSPNDLPSSIKNTFLMVAKSFYYTAYCDHGTISYHIYKVLFQKVI, from the exons ATGGCTTCCCAAATCTCAGTTTGCGCTAGTGCCATGCTTCCTTTTTATGCTGTGAAACTCCCAGCAGCCAAGTCGAACTATCCTTCCAACCTATCCCTTCAATCATCCTTTCACTCCTTGAAAG GTACCCGTCCCGTTGGAGCCATCAAAGCACAACATGATAAGAACTCTGAGAGTGGATTTCAGCCCATGCATTCACAAG CTTCACAAGACAGTGTGCTTTCTGACGAGGCTGTGAAGAATGATGGATTTGCTGAATCATTTCATCAG GTTATGGTGACTAACAAGATTAGGGCACAGATCAATGAGGTGAAAAGGATGCTGAGGTCCATGGAAGATGGGGAGATAAGCATTTCAGCTTATGACACAGCTTGGGTTGCACTGGTGAAAAGTGCTGATGATGAAAATAAGCCACAATTCCCAACTTCTCTTCAATGGATTGTGGATAATCAACTTGCTGATGGCTCATGGGGAGATGAACTATTTGTGGCCCATGACAGGATTCTGAACACCTTGGCTTGTGTTATTGCACTAAAATCATGGAATGTGCACCCTGACATGTGTGACAAAG GAATGGAATTTTTTGTGGACAATCTAGACAAAATTCAAGATGAGAATGCTGAGCACATGCCCATTGGGTTTGAAGTTGCTTTTCCTTCTCTTCTCAATATTGCTAAAAGTTTGAATATTGAAGTGCCTGAAGATTCTCCAATCTTGAAGGAAATATTTTCTATGAGAGACCAAAAGCTCAAAAA AATACCAAGAGATGTGTTGCACAAGGTTCCAACCACATTGCTTCATAGTTTGGAAGGAATGCAGGACTTGGATTGGAACCAACTTCTACAGCTTCAATCTCAAGATGGATCGTTCTTGTTCTCTCCATCCTCCACAGCTTTTGCTATTATGCAAACGGGTGACAAAAATGCTCTCAACTACCTACAGAAAATTGTTGAGAAGTTCAATGGAGGAG TTCCAAATGTCTTCCCGGTGGACTTGTTTGAGCACATATGGGCTGTGGATCGGCTAGAATGCCTTGGAGTTTCGAGATATTTTAAGCAAGAGATTAAGGACTCTATGAACTATTTGTCAAG ATACTGGACGGAGAAAGGAATTTGCTGGGCGAGAAATTCAGAAGTTCAAGATATTGATGACACGGCAATGGGATTTAGACTTCTCAGGTTGCATGGTCATCAAGTTTCGCCTG ATGTGTtcaagaattttgagaaagatggTGAATTCTTCTGTTTTGCGGGACAGGTGAACCAAGCCGTGACAGGCATGTTCAATTTGTATAGAGCTTCTCAAGTGATGTTTAAAGATGAGGAAATTCTTGAGAATGCCAGGAGCTTCTCTGGCAGTTATTTAACGAAGAAACGTTTTGCAAAACAGCTTTTCGATAAATGGATCATAACTAAAGATTTACCTCGCGAG GTTGGTTATGCTCTGGATGTGCCGTGGTATGCTAGTCTACCCCGAGTAGAGGCAAGATTGTACCTTGAGCACTACGGTGGTAAGAATGATGTTTGGATTGGCAAGACCCTTTACAG GATGCCGTACGTGAATAATGATGTTTATCTGGAACTTGCGAAATTGGATTATAATAAGTGTCAAGAAGTGCATAAGAAAGAGTGGGAAGAAATCCAAAG GTGGTACCTGGAATGCGAACTAGAAGGGTTTGGAGTGGACAAAGATAGACTCCAATACGCTTATTTTGTCGCAGCAGCCAGCATATTTGAGCCTGAGAGGTCTTTAGAGAGACTTGCATGGGCAAAAACAAAAATTTTGATCCGGATAATGAAGGCGAAATGTAAAGTTATAGAAACTACAGATGAATTTGGAAATCAGATAAACGAAATCAACAACTTGAATAa GTGGTTAAAGGACAGGTTAGATGAAAAACTCATGGGAGTTTGGCAGACAACCCTTGATCTCATTGGCTTCCAAATGTTTAAGCGCCATGACCAAGAAAATTCACATTATTTGACTCGAATG TGGCAAAGTTGGTTCGCAAGCAGGCAGAGTAAAGGACTCAGATCCCCAGGAGATGCCGAATTAATTGTGCAAACAATAATTTTAACCTCTGGCAATTGGTCAGAAGATCTAGAGCTTGATCCTCGGTACCAGAAATTGCTTGACGTCACTAGGAGAGTTTGCCTGAGCATCTATAATTTCGAATACAACTGG GTACAGGTTGGCAGCGATTGCAAGGAAGTAGAGGCGGGGATGCAAGAACTGGTGCAATTGGTGGTTCAAAGTTCTCCAAATGATCTGCCCTCAAGTATCAAGAATACATTCCTCATGGTGGCCAAGAGTTTCTACTATACAGCTTACTGTGATCATGGGACCATTTCCTATCATATTTATAAAGTTCTCTTCCAAAAAGTGATCTGA
- the LOC131621603 gene encoding probable inactive patatin-like protein 9 → MELSKVTLEIFTKLEQQWLSVSQCGATSKTRILSIDGGGTTAIVSGAALIHLEDQIRSQTKDPHAQITDYFDIITGTGIGAILAAMITADDGFGRPLYTAREAVTFIADKNDELYKPKSVGVFRRRRGFSSRSMERLLKKVFQSKENEGKSLTLKDTCKPLLIPCFDLKTSAPFVFSRADASESPSFNFELWKVCRATSSTPGLFKPFQFASVDGKTSCSAVDGGLVMNNPAAAAVTHVLHNKRDFPSVNSVEDLMVLSIGNGAPANRVRDVRECSTSTVVDIALDGVSETIDQMMGNAFSWNRTDYARIQAYNLGEKGMEVLKERVLESLPFGGKRLLEETNGNRIERFVQRLVATGKSSLPPSPCKVTPLVSC, encoded by the exons ATGGAGCTTAGTAAAGTGACATTAGAGATATTCACAAAACTTGAACAACAATGGCTTTCAGTTTCACAATGTGGAGCCACTTCCAAAACCCGCATACTAAGCATTGACGGCGGAGGAACCACCGCCATTGTCTCCGGTGCGGCCTTAATCCATCTCGAGGACCAGATCCGTTCACAAACCAAAGATCCTCACGCTCAAATCACTGATTACTTTGACATCATCACAGGTACTGGCATTGGCGCCATACTCGCTGCTATGATCACCGCTGATGACGGCTTTGGTAGGCCTCTCTACACTGCTAGAGAGGCTGTTACTTTCATCGCCGATAAGAATGATGAACTATACAAACCGAAGTCTGTAGGCGTTTTCCGCCGGAGACGAGGGTTCTCTTCCAGAAGTATGGAGAGATTGTTGAAGAAAGTGTTTCAAAGCAAAGAAAATGAGGGAAAATCGTTGACGTTAAAGGACACGTGTAAGCCTTTGCTTATCCCTTGCTTTGATCTCAAGACTTCAGCACCGTTCGTTTTCTCACGAGCAGACGCGTCCGAGTCACCGAGTTTCAACTTCGAGCTATGGAAGGTCTGTCGCGCCACGTCATCGACTCCAGGTCTCTTCAAACCCTTCCAGTTCGCTTCTGTAGACGGTAAAACCTCTTGCTCAGCCGTGGACGGTGGTCTTGTGATGAACAATCCGGCGGCAGCGGCTGTCACACATGTTCTCCACAACAAGCGTGATTTTCCATCGGTGAACAGCGTGGAGGATCTGATGGTTCTGTCGATCGGAAACGGAGCGCCGGCGAATAGAGTGCGTGATGTCCGTGAATGCTCGACGTCGACGGTGGTTGACATTGCTCTCGACGGTGTTTCGGAAACCATTGATCAGATGATGGGAAACGCCTTCAGTTGGAACCGTACTGACTACGCCAGAATTCAG GCTTATAATTTAGGAGAAAAGGGAATGGAGGTGTTGAAGGAGAGAGTGTTGGAGTCGTTGCCGTTTGGTGGGAAGCGGTTACTAGAAGAAACAAACGGTAACAGAATTGAGAGATTTGTGCAACGTCTTGTTGCTACGGGAAAGTCTAGTTTACCACCTAGTCCTTGTAAGGTTACGCCGTTAGTTTCTTGCTAA